A DNA window from Rhodococcus sp. Z13 contains the following coding sequences:
- a CDS encoding HIT family protein — MASVFSKIIAGELPGRFVWKDDDVVSFLTINPFTEGHVLVVPRQEVDHWQSIDDDLWAKVNNVARVLGRAVTAAYDAPRAGLMIAGLEVPHLHLHVFPAYSLGDFDFATAEKDPSPESLDRAQQKIKAALREQGHGEFVPED, encoded by the coding sequence ATGGCTTCCGTCTTCAGCAAGATCATCGCCGGCGAGCTGCCGGGCCGCTTCGTGTGGAAGGACGACGACGTCGTCTCGTTCCTGACCATCAACCCCTTCACCGAGGGACACGTGCTGGTCGTCCCGCGGCAGGAGGTCGACCACTGGCAGAGCATCGACGACGATCTGTGGGCGAAGGTGAACAACGTGGCCCGCGTCCTCGGCCGCGCGGTCACCGCCGCCTACGACGCGCCGCGCGCGGGCCTGATGATCGCGGGTCTCGAGGTGCCGCACCTGCACCTGCACGTCTTCCCCGCCTACAGCCTCGGCGACTTCGACTTCGCGACCGCCGAGAAGGACCCCTCACCCGAGTCGCTCGACCGCGCCCAGCAGAAGATCAAGGCCGCCCTGCGCGAGCAGGGACACGGCGAGTTCGTCCCCGAGGACTGA